The following are encoded together in the Mesoterricola sediminis genome:
- a CDS encoding helix-turn-helix domain-containing protein translates to MSGEAQGAPPPGIGEALRKARLEQGISLYALGFDLNISVRILEAVEADAWEKVPPGRERPYARQIAERLGVDLEALSEPWSRLPGAMEQEPPDPRRERLERVLMGGLTAATILLVLWLVVPGRSLRRERREELTAADRTPPPRWTPASPAGPYPVVGEVLPEAPVNEEGVLVALRALDTCVVTIAQEQGQPPQARVLRISDPWQLRVKGPFSVAIDNAGVAVLDVAGRRIRHGGAVGEAWTGKFTGTGELIVPEAVPPNRPSTPPETDQEEE, encoded by the coding sequence TTGAGCGGCGAGGCCCAGGGCGCGCCCCCGCCCGGGATCGGGGAGGCGCTTCGGAAGGCCCGGCTGGAGCAGGGGATCTCCCTCTACGCCCTGGGCTTCGACCTGAACATCAGCGTCCGCATCCTCGAGGCGGTCGAGGCCGACGCCTGGGAGAAGGTGCCCCCGGGCCGGGAGCGGCCCTACGCGCGCCAGATCGCGGAGCGCCTGGGCGTGGACCTGGAGGCCCTGTCCGAACCCTGGAGCCGACTCCCGGGGGCCATGGAGCAGGAGCCGCCCGACCCGCGCCGGGAGCGCCTCGAACGGGTGCTCATGGGCGGTCTCACCGCCGCCACCATCCTCCTGGTCCTCTGGCTCGTGGTGCCGGGACGCAGCCTCCGGCGCGAGCGCCGCGAGGAGCTGACGGCCGCGGACCGGACGCCGCCGCCGCGGTGGACCCCCGCGTCCCCCGCGGGGCCCTATCCCGTGGTGGGGGAGGTCCTGCCGGAGGCCCCCGTCAACGAGGAGGGCGTGCTGGTGGCCCTGCGGGCCCTGGACACCTGCGTCGTGACCATCGCCCAGGAACAGGGCCAGCCGCCCCAGGCCCGGGTCCTCCGCATCTCGGACCCCTGGCAGCTGCGGGTGAAGGGCCCCTTCTCCGTGGCCATCGACAACGCGGGCGTCGCCGTGCTGGACGTGGCGGGCCGGCGCATCCGCCACGGGGGCGCCGTGGGCGAGGCCTGGACGGGGAAGTTCACCGGCACGGGGGAGCTGATCGTGCCCGAGGCCGTTCCGCCCAACAGGCCGTCCACCCCGCCGGAGACCGACCAGGAAGAGGAATGA
- a CDS encoding AAA family ATPase — protein MTQQPGEMEIRKAVLDGLAALGSVVVGKERQVRRALAVLLSGGHLLLEDLPGVGKTTLAKGLSRLLGGSYQRVQGTNDLLPSDLLGVHLWEAEHQRFRFQEGPVFANVLLLDELNRIGPKTQSSLLEVMVEGQVTLDRATYRLPDPFFVIATQNPMDHAGTFPLPESQMDRFACVLHLGYPDPRAERLVLRGEAGADTLDRLQPALDLDGWRRARAAVKTVRVADAALDYAERVVASIREGRGFCSTRAAGHWLALAKAEAWLAGRSFTTPDDLQGTLGDAMAHRGVMDDRRLNRDERREQLARVLETVPVGWKP, from the coding sequence ATGACGCAGCAGCCGGGGGAGATGGAGATCAGGAAGGCGGTCCTGGACGGGCTCGCCGCCCTCGGGTCCGTCGTCGTGGGCAAGGAGCGCCAGGTGCGCCGCGCCCTGGCGGTGCTCCTCTCGGGCGGGCACCTGCTCCTGGAGGATCTGCCCGGGGTGGGCAAGACCACCCTCGCCAAGGGCCTCAGCCGGCTCCTGGGCGGTTCCTACCAGCGCGTCCAGGGCACCAATGACCTGCTGCCCTCGGACCTGCTGGGCGTCCACCTGTGGGAGGCCGAGCATCAGCGCTTCCGGTTCCAGGAGGGCCCCGTCTTCGCCAACGTGCTCCTCCTCGACGAGCTGAACCGCATCGGGCCCAAGACCCAGAGCTCCCTGCTGGAGGTGATGGTGGAGGGCCAGGTGACCCTGGACCGGGCCACGTACCGCCTGCCGGATCCGTTCTTCGTGATCGCCACCCAGAACCCCATGGACCACGCCGGCACCTTTCCGCTGCCGGAGAGCCAGATGGACCGTTTCGCCTGCGTCCTCCACCTGGGCTACCCGGACCCCCGGGCCGAGCGCCTCGTGCTCCGGGGCGAGGCGGGGGCGGATACGCTCGATCGTTTGCAGCCGGCCCTGGACCTGGACGGATGGCGGCGCGCCCGGGCCGCGGTGAAGACCGTCCGCGTGGCCGACGCGGCCCTGGACTACGCGGAGCGGGTCGTCGCCTCCATCCGGGAGGGGCGCGGCTTCTGCAGCACCCGGGCCGCGGGCCACTGGCTGGCCCTGGCCAAGGCGGAGGCCTGGCTGGCGGGGCGGAGCTTCACCACCCCCGACGATCTCCAGGGCACCCTGGGGGACGCCATGGCCCACCGGGGCGTCATGGATGACCGCCGGCTCAACCGGGACGAGCGCCGGGAGCAGCTGGCCCGCGTGCTCGAGACGGTGCCCGTGGGGTGGAAGCCTTGA